CTTTCGCTTTTGGCACGGTCGTTTTGATGATTTCGTGCTTCACCAACGAACTTGACATATTACGGAACATTGCCGTACGGTGGCTGCTGTTCCGATTTAATTGACGACCACTCTTACGATGGCGCATGCTCTATTCCTTCTCACTAAACCAGAAACTGGTGTCTGATTAGTCTTTGTTTACCAAACTCGCTGGCGGCCAGTTTTCTAAGCGCATGCCTAGAGATAACCCGCGCGATGCCAACACGTCTTTGATTTCGGTAAGTGACTTTTTACCTAAGTTAGGTGTTTTCAGTAACTCAACTTCGGTACGTTGAACCAGATCACCAATGTACTGTATCTGCTCTGCCTTTAAGCAGTTAGCAGAACGAACTGTTAATTCTAAATCATCGACCGGACGTAACAGAATCGGATCAAATTCCGGTTTCTCTTCGCGTTTTTCCGGCTCGCTCTTATCGCGCAACTCAACGAAGAACTCAAGCTGTTCGGCTAGAATTGTTGCTGCACGGCGGATGGCTTCTTCTGGCTCTACTGTGCCATTAGTTTCCATATCGATAATCAGTTTATCCAAGTCGGTACGCTGCTCTACCCGCGCTGCTTCAACAGTGTAAGCTATACGCTCAACTGGACTGAATGACGCATCAAGTAACAGACGACCAATAGGACGCTCGTCATCTTCAGAGGACAAACGCGCTGATGCAGGAACATAACCGCGACCACGTTCAACTTTAAGGCGCATACTAAATTCAGTATCGCCAGTAAGGTTGCATATTACGTGCTCAGGATTGGTGATAACCACACCGTCGTCATGCTGGATATCTCCAGCAATTACAGGGCCAGCACCTTTTTTCGTCAAAGTCAGCATAACTTCATCTTTGTCTTCCAGGCGAACGGCAAGGCCTTTCAGGTTCAGAAGGATATCGATGATATCTTCCTGTACACCTTCTTTGGCGCTGTACTCATGGAGCACGCCGTCAATTTCTACTTCAGTCACTGCGCAACCTGGCATAGATGACAATAGAATGCGACGTAACGCGTTGCCCAAGGTATGTCCGAAACCGCGCTCTAGTGGTTCCAAAGTAACTTTGGCACGAGTTGGGTTGATTTTTTCGATACCAACTAATCTCGGCTTAAGGAATTCGGTGACAGAACCCTGCATTGTACCCTCTCTTAACATTTAGCTTTACTTAGAGTAAAGCTCGACGATTAACTGTTCGTTGATGTCAGCTGACAAATCTGAACGCTCTGGCTGACGTTTAAATACGCCTTCAAGCTTAGTATTATCAACTTCGATCCAAGTTGGCTTCTCACGTTGGCCAGCTATTTCAAGCGCAGCACCAATACGGGCTTGCTTTTTAGCTTTTTCACGTACAGAAATAACTTGTTCAGGTAATACAGTATGTGATGGAACGTTCACAACGCGACCATTTAACATGATCGATTTGTGACTTACTAACTGACGTGCTTCTGCACGCGTGCTAGCTAAACCCATACGGTATACAACGTTATCGAGACGAGACTCTAATAACGCTAACAAGTTTTCACCTGTATTACCTTTCAAACGAGCAGCTTCCTTATAGTAATTACGGAACTGCTTCTCTAATACGCCGTACATACGACGTACTTTTTGTTTCTCGCGTAATTGTAAACCATAGTCTGACAAACGAGCGCGACGAGCGCCATGTTGGCCAGGTGCTGTGGTTAAATTACACTTGGAATCAATTGCTCTTACGCCGCTTTTCAGGAACAGGTCTGTACCTTCGCGACGACTAAGTTTGAGCTTCGGACCCAAATATCTTGCCATCTTCTTTCTCCAATAATCCGTGAAGCGCTGTAATTACACGCGACGTTTTTTAGGTGGACGACATCCGTTATGAGGGATAGGCGTCACGTCGGTGATATTTGTGATTTTGTAACCAGCGCCATTTAGCGCACGAATCGCTGATTCGCGGCCTGGACCTGGACCATTCACAAACACTTCAAGGTTCTTTACACCATATTCTAACGCGGCAGTACCTGCGCGTTCTGCAGCAACCTGAGCGGCGAATGGAGTAGATTTACGTGAACCACGGAAACCTGAACCACCAGCTGTTGCCCAGCATAATGCATTACCTTGACGATCAGTAATCGTCACGATGGTGTTGTTAAAAGAAGCATGGATATGAGCCATACCGTCAGAAATTTGTTTTTTTACCTTTTTACGGGTACGAACTGGTGCTTTAGCCATGTGTTATACTCCGTCCTATTTCCTAATCGCTTTACGTGGACCTTTCCGGGTACGCGCATTCGTTTTAGTGCGCTGACCACGAACTGGTAAACTGCGACGGTGACGTAAGCCACGGTAACAACCTAAGTCCATCAAGCGTTTAATATTTAACGTAGTTTCACGGCGCAAGTCACCTTCGACGGTGTACTTAGCAACTTCGTCACGAAGCGTATCTAACTGTGCGTCTGTTAACGCCGCAATTTTCATACTTTCTTCGATACCCACTGCAGCTAAAATAGCTTTTGAGCGAGTCTTGCCGATACCATAAACATATGTCAAAGAGATGACAGCATGCTTATTATCGGGGATGTTAATGCCAGCGATACGGGCCACTAACGTTCTCCTATAATGAAATTAAAAGGTGCCAATTTGAAAAGCCCGTAAGGATACTCAAATTGCGCTTATATTGCAAACAATAACCGGGCTAAACTTTTCA
The sequence above is drawn from the Rheinheimera salexigens genome and encodes:
- the rpsD gene encoding 30S ribosomal protein S4, producing the protein MARYLGPKLKLSRREGTDLFLKSGVRAIDSKCNLTTAPGQHGARRARLSDYGLQLREKQKVRRMYGVLEKQFRNYYKEAARLKGNTGENLLALLESRLDNVVYRMGLASTRAEARQLVSHKSIMLNGRVVNVPSHTVLPEQVISVREKAKKQARIGAALEIAGQREKPTWIEVDNTKLEGVFKRQPERSDLSADINEQLIVELYSK
- a CDS encoding DNA-directed RNA polymerase subunit alpha — protein: MQGSVTEFLKPRLVGIEKINPTRAKVTLEPLERGFGHTLGNALRRILLSSMPGCAVTEVEIDGVLHEYSAKEGVQEDIIDILLNLKGLAVRLEDKDEVMLTLTKKGAGPVIAGDIQHDDGVVITNPEHVICNLTGDTEFSMRLKVERGRGYVPASARLSSEDDERPIGRLLLDASFSPVERIAYTVEAARVEQRTDLDKLIIDMETNGTVEPEEAIRRAATILAEQLEFFVELRDKSEPEKREEKPEFDPILLRPVDDLELTVRSANCLKAEQIQYIGDLVQRTEVELLKTPNLGKKSLTEIKDVLASRGLSLGMRLENWPPASLVNKD
- the rpsM gene encoding 30S ribosomal protein S13 → MARIAGINIPDNKHAVISLTYVYGIGKTRSKAILAAVGIEESMKIAALTDAQLDTLRDEVAKYTVEGDLRRETTLNIKRLMDLGCYRGLRHRRSLPVRGQRTKTNARTRKGPRKAIRK
- the rpsK gene encoding 30S ribosomal protein S11, which gives rise to MAKAPVRTRKKVKKQISDGMAHIHASFNNTIVTITDRQGNALCWATAGGSGFRGSRKSTPFAAQVAAERAGTAALEYGVKNLEVFVNGPGPGRESAIRALNGAGYKITNITDVTPIPHNGCRPPKKRRV